In Thermotoga sp. Ku-13t, one genomic interval encodes:
- the asd gene encoding aspartate-semialdehyde dehydrogenase, translated as MKRKVAILGATGTVGQRFVQLLANHPFFEITLLAASEASAGKKYADIVHWHLPCEIPEKVKNMEIVSVDSNFDCDYVFSALPSDVAGPVEKRLVERGYTVFSNAASHRMDEDVPLLVPEVNLEHMKLVELQKTPGRLITNPNCSTIGLVMALKPIADLFGIEFVSVVTMQAVSGAGYPGVASLDIIDNVIPYIKNEEDKMCTEPKKILGKFTERGIEFAGFEIVAQCNRVPVQDGHMISAYIETSERVDIDRLIQAIENFAPLKGYKLPTAPEKPLMYLPAKDAPQPRLHRDLGNGMTVSVGRLVKVSDRALRFVALVHNTIRGAAGCAVLNAEVYEALYRTGA; from the coding sequence ATGAAAAGAAAGGTGGCGATTCTTGGCGCGACAGGCACGGTTGGGCAGCGGTTCGTACAGCTGCTCGCGAACCATCCGTTCTTCGAAATAACTTTGCTCGCAGCTTCCGAAGCGTCGGCCGGGAAGAAGTACGCGGACATAGTCCACTGGCATTTACCCTGCGAAATTCCGGAAAAGGTTAAGAACATGGAGATCGTCAGTGTCGATTCGAACTTCGACTGCGATTACGTTTTTTCGGCACTGCCTTCCGACGTGGCTGGACCGGTTGAGAAGCGCCTGGTGGAGCGGGGCTATACGGTCTTTTCGAACGCGGCGAGCCACAGGATGGACGAAGATGTACCTCTGCTCGTACCCGAAGTGAACCTGGAACACATGAAACTGGTGGAGCTACAGAAAACACCTGGCAGGCTGATCACTAACCCGAACTGTTCCACGATAGGTCTGGTGATGGCGCTCAAGCCCATCGCAGACCTTTTCGGGATAGAGTTCGTCAGCGTCGTAACGATGCAGGCCGTTTCGGGCGCAGGATACCCTGGGGTCGCCTCCCTGGACATCATAGACAACGTGATACCATACATAAAGAACGAGGAAGACAAGATGTGCACCGAACCGAAGAAGATCCTGGGCAAGTTCACAGAGCGTGGTATCGAGTTTGCCGGATTCGAGATTGTCGCACAGTGCAACAGAGTACCCGTTCAGGATGGTCACATGATCAGTGCTTACATCGAGACGAGTGAAAGAGTCGATATCGACAGGCTGATACAGGCCATAGAGAACTTTGCGCCCTTGAAAGGATACAAACTTCCAACGGCCCCGGAAAAACCTTTGATGTATCTGCCAGCTAAAGACGCTCCACAGCCGAGACTCCACAGAGATTTAGGAAACGGTATGACGGTGAGCGTAGGAAGGTTGGTGAAGGTTTCCGATCGTGCGCTCAGGTTCGTTGCCCTGGTGCACAACACGATCAGGGGTGCTGCAGGATGTGCCGTTCTGAACGCGGAGGTGTACGAAGCTCTGTACCGAACTGGCGCGTGA